A single region of the Musa acuminata AAA Group cultivar baxijiao chromosome BXJ1-11, Cavendish_Baxijiao_AAA, whole genome shotgun sequence genome encodes:
- the LOC135586919 gene encoding uncharacterized protein LOC135586919 isoform X1 produces MEQRRLIGRKMMTGEKLDSKSGIGFFHLIDWTGKSQKKSFGHGNASMEEGIQGKVTGNDNTPASQLHQIDEDEKSGISIARASSDDHSHTYSVTDGEGSRIRAPGVVARLMGLDSMPSSVSSKPHSTSINDSQVLRANFGGNRKCRSSNAILKDGAYSRKTLVSRPERMLNSPIERSQVEALPPRLAKPTSHELISLVRTPGLISAKATKDKLQSSSSSSSPLKVSDSRKITANSKKTSKPSESSGSSAQSVAFKSSRSQYLGRCQNALENSKSLPGIKETAQAGAKDKGKSVSLAIQAKLNVQRREVLSANTKNKLIVEENDEHHINRTLKFRSIDQTSNQNKGGGDSFNAPQQKIQKYMASERKLAPKPSVSDQRDRKLHSKDAYPGQDKVVNDLPGNSKVCYNIRKGSKTAGTGKDRFILNNKITGKKKLLEQGSYSKIRDSVDNMPVDKPKKHIQHNVAIHNHLRQPDDNTSNAADVVSFTFTSPLIKPVHGSHSNNLEEEKIVEKMAYVYPFSEAASGSECKNLSSRKLNTIKGDHLGFLLELKLRELASETQSTCCKSTEGRGTAASLPDSRDSASTFDESFVQSIEDEVSSSNPNCSVASSQVPCVRHKLQYQEVNRIDCCCSTADPREPGCQDQSPLSILENSFSNESCCYSESFENADGSRTDSSYSSILDEDIVEMDCIDKTLSAECEMELSDLASSNKQILDLGLVSEIGIRDRAETLWGGLEYVKEILTISEFIFDDLILYFMDQSDEIFDPLLFEKLEENQSLTACEVEERHRRMRRKIIFDAVNECLETKYSHYFRAGFRMWSKGVVLAAKDLSHELYDEISGWNSIEDLMVDELVAKDMSTYLGRWNDFEIEAFQAGVEIQRWLFDTLVDEVVADFQISDPQDI; encoded by the exons ATGGAGCAACGTCGTTTGATTGGC AGAAAGATGATGACGGGGGAAAAGTTGGATTCAAAGAGTGGTATCGGTTTCTTTCATTTAATTGACTGGACTGGGAAATCGCAGAAGAAGTCATTCGGCCATGGAAATGCTTCCATGG AGGAAGGAATTCAGGGGAAGGTGACTGGTAATGATAATACGCCGGCATCACAACTCCATCAG ATTGATGAAGATGAGAAGTCAGGAATTTCGATTGCAAGGGCCAGCAGTGATGACCACAGTCATACTTATTCAGTCACAGATGGAGAGGGAAGCAGGATTAGGGCTCCAGGAGTTGTAGCAAGACTTATGGGTTTGGATTCGATGCCCTCATCAGTTAGTTCTAAGCCACATTCGACTTCAATCAATGATTCACAAGTGCTTCGAGCTAACTTTGGTGGAAACAGAAAATGTCGTTCCAGCAATGCCATCCTAAAAGATGGTGCTTATTCAAGGAAAACACTAGTGTCAAGGCCCGAAAGGATGCTAAACAGCCCAATCGAGAGGTCCCAAGTAGAAGCATTGCCTCCAAGATTGGCAAAGCCTACCAGCCACGAGTTAATTTCACTAGTTAGAACTCCTGGATTAATCTCTGCTAAGGCTACCAAGGATAAACTTCAGTCTTCTAGCTCATCTTCAAGTCCCTTAAAAGTTTCTGATTCAAGAAAGATCACGGCGAACTCTAAGAAGACATCAAAGCCTTCAGAGTCATCTGGATCATCTGCTCAGTCAGTTGCTTTCAAGTCTTCTAGGTCACAATATTTGGGTAGGTGTCAGAATGCTTTAGAAAATAGCAAGTCCTTACCAGGTATAAAAGAAACCGCACAAGCTGGTGCAAAAGATAAAGGCAAATCAGTTTCACTTGCTATTCAAGCAAAGTTGAATGTCCAAAGAAGGGAAGTCTTAAGCGCAAACACTAAAAATAAGTTGATTGTGGAGGAAAATGATGAACATCATATCAACAGAACCTTGAAATTTCGGTCAATTGACCAAACAAGTAACCAGAATAAAGGAGGTGGTGATTCTTTTAATGCACCACAACAGAAGATACAGAAGTACATGGCGAGTGAAAGAAAGCTTGCTCCAAAACCATCGGTATCTGACCAGAGAGACAGAAAATTACACTCTAAGGATGCTTATCCTGGACAGGACAAAGTGGTAAATGATCTTCCAGGGAACAGTAAAGTTTGTTACAATATAAGGAAGGGTTCAAAGACTGCTGGTACTGGTAAGGATAGATTTATACTGAATAACAAGATCACCGGCAAGAAAAAATTGCTGGAGCAGGGATCCTATTCTAAGATACGTGATTCTGTTGACAATATGCCAGTAGATAAACCAAAAAAACATATTCAGCATAATGTTGCGATACACAATCATTTGAGACAGCCTGATGATAACACAAGTAATGCCGCAGATGTTGTGTCTTTCACATTCACATCCCCTTTAATAAAGCCAGTGCATGGATCTCATTCAAACAATCTCGAGGAAGAAAAGATTGTCGAAAAGATGGCTTACGTTTATCCTTTTTCTGAAGCTGCTTCAGGTTCAGAGTGCAAAAATTTGTCCTCTCGCAAATTGAATACGATAAAAGGTGATCATTTAGGTTTCCTTTTGGAGCTGAAATTGAGAGAATTAGCATCTGAGACTCAGTCAACTTGCTGTAAATCAACCGAAGGTCGTGGTACTGCTGCTTCTTTGCCTGACTCAAGAGATTCAGCATCCACTTTTGATGAGTCTTTCGTCCAGTCTATTGAAGATGAAGTAAGCAGTAGCAATCCAAACTGTTCAGTTGCTAGTTCTCAGGTGCCTTGTGTCAGACATAAGCTGCAG TATCAGGAAGTAAATAGGATCGATTGCTGTTGTAGCACAGCAGACCCAAGGGAACCTGGTTGTCAAGATCAGAGTCCCCTTTCCATTCTTGAGAATTCATTTTCAAATGAAAGCTGCTGCTACTCTGAGAGCTTTGAAAATGCCGATG GTAGCAGGACAGATTCGTCTTATTCTTCCATTCTGGATGAAGACATTGTCGAGATGGATTGCATCGACAAAACTTTGTCAGCAGAATGTGAGATGGAATTATCTGATTTAGCATCCTCAAATAAGCAGATCTTAGACTTGGGTCTAGTCTCAGAAATCGGCATAAGAGATCGTGCTGAAACTCTGTGGGGTGGACTGGAGTACGTGAAGGAAATATTAACCATCTCAGAGTTTATTTTTGATGATCTAATACTTTACTTTATGGACCAATCTGATGAGATCTTTGATCcccttctctttgaaaaattagaGGAGAATCAAAGCTTGACTGCTTGTGAAGTAGAGGAAAGGCACagaaggatgaggaggaagatAATTTTTGATGCAGTGAACGAGTGCTTGGAAACTAAATATAGTCACTATTTCCGAGCAGGTTTCCGAATGTGGTCGAAAGGTGTTGTGCTTGCTGCCAAAGACTTGTCACACGAACTCTACGATGAGATATCGGGATGGAATAGCATCGAAGACTTGATGGTGGATGAGCTTGTGGCCAAAGACATGAGTACTTATCTTGGGAGGTGGAATGATTTCGAAATCGAAGCATTCCAAGCAGGAGTAGAGATTCAGAGGTGGTTATTTGATACCTTGGTTGATGAAGTTGTTGCTGATTTCCAAATCAGTGACCCACAAGATATCTAA
- the LOC135586919 gene encoding uncharacterized protein LOC135586919 isoform X4, giving the protein MEMLPWIDEDEKSGISIARASSDDHSHTYSVTDGEGSRIRAPGVVARLMGLDSMPSSVSSKPHSTSINDSQVLRANFGGNRKCRSSNAILKDGAYSRKTLVSRPERMLNSPIERSQVEALPPRLAKPTSHELISLVRTPGLISAKATKDKLQSSSSSSSPLKVSDSRKITANSKKTSKPSESSGSSAQSVAFKSSRSQYLGRCQNALENSKSLPGIKETAQAGAKDKGKSVSLAIQAKLNVQRREVLSANTKNKLIVEENDEHHINRTLKFRSIDQTSNQNKGGGDSFNAPQQKIQKYMASERKLAPKPSVSDQRDRKLHSKDAYPGQDKVVNDLPGNSKVCYNIRKGSKTAGTGKDRFILNNKITGKKKLLEQGSYSKIRDSVDNMPVDKPKKHIQHNVAIHNHLRQPDDNTSNAADVVSFTFTSPLIKPVHGSHSNNLEEEKIVEKMAYVYPFSEAASGSECKNLSSRKLNTIKGDHLGFLLELKLRELASETQSTCCKSTEGRGTAASLPDSRDSASTFDESFVQSIEDEVSSSNPNCSVASSQVPCVRHKLQYQEVNRIDCCCSTADPREPGCQDQSPLSILENSFSNESCCYSESFENADGSRTDSSYSSILDEDIVEMDCIDKTLSAECEMELSDLASSNKQILDLGLVSEIGIRDRAETLWGGLEYVKEILTISEFIFDDLILYFMDQSDEIFDPLLFEKLEENQSLTACEVEERHRRMRRKIIFDAVNECLETKYSHYFRAGFRMWSKGVVLAAKDLSHELYDEISGWNSIEDLMVDELVAKDMSTYLGRWNDFEIEAFQAGVEIQRWLFDTLVDEVVADFQISDPQDI; this is encoded by the exons ATGGAAATGCTTCCATGG ATTGATGAAGATGAGAAGTCAGGAATTTCGATTGCAAGGGCCAGCAGTGATGACCACAGTCATACTTATTCAGTCACAGATGGAGAGGGAAGCAGGATTAGGGCTCCAGGAGTTGTAGCAAGACTTATGGGTTTGGATTCGATGCCCTCATCAGTTAGTTCTAAGCCACATTCGACTTCAATCAATGATTCACAAGTGCTTCGAGCTAACTTTGGTGGAAACAGAAAATGTCGTTCCAGCAATGCCATCCTAAAAGATGGTGCTTATTCAAGGAAAACACTAGTGTCAAGGCCCGAAAGGATGCTAAACAGCCCAATCGAGAGGTCCCAAGTAGAAGCATTGCCTCCAAGATTGGCAAAGCCTACCAGCCACGAGTTAATTTCACTAGTTAGAACTCCTGGATTAATCTCTGCTAAGGCTACCAAGGATAAACTTCAGTCTTCTAGCTCATCTTCAAGTCCCTTAAAAGTTTCTGATTCAAGAAAGATCACGGCGAACTCTAAGAAGACATCAAAGCCTTCAGAGTCATCTGGATCATCTGCTCAGTCAGTTGCTTTCAAGTCTTCTAGGTCACAATATTTGGGTAGGTGTCAGAATGCTTTAGAAAATAGCAAGTCCTTACCAGGTATAAAAGAAACCGCACAAGCTGGTGCAAAAGATAAAGGCAAATCAGTTTCACTTGCTATTCAAGCAAAGTTGAATGTCCAAAGAAGGGAAGTCTTAAGCGCAAACACTAAAAATAAGTTGATTGTGGAGGAAAATGATGAACATCATATCAACAGAACCTTGAAATTTCGGTCAATTGACCAAACAAGTAACCAGAATAAAGGAGGTGGTGATTCTTTTAATGCACCACAACAGAAGATACAGAAGTACATGGCGAGTGAAAGAAAGCTTGCTCCAAAACCATCGGTATCTGACCAGAGAGACAGAAAATTACACTCTAAGGATGCTTATCCTGGACAGGACAAAGTGGTAAATGATCTTCCAGGGAACAGTAAAGTTTGTTACAATATAAGGAAGGGTTCAAAGACTGCTGGTACTGGTAAGGATAGATTTATACTGAATAACAAGATCACCGGCAAGAAAAAATTGCTGGAGCAGGGATCCTATTCTAAGATACGTGATTCTGTTGACAATATGCCAGTAGATAAACCAAAAAAACATATTCAGCATAATGTTGCGATACACAATCATTTGAGACAGCCTGATGATAACACAAGTAATGCCGCAGATGTTGTGTCTTTCACATTCACATCCCCTTTAATAAAGCCAGTGCATGGATCTCATTCAAACAATCTCGAGGAAGAAAAGATTGTCGAAAAGATGGCTTACGTTTATCCTTTTTCTGAAGCTGCTTCAGGTTCAGAGTGCAAAAATTTGTCCTCTCGCAAATTGAATACGATAAAAGGTGATCATTTAGGTTTCCTTTTGGAGCTGAAATTGAGAGAATTAGCATCTGAGACTCAGTCAACTTGCTGTAAATCAACCGAAGGTCGTGGTACTGCTGCTTCTTTGCCTGACTCAAGAGATTCAGCATCCACTTTTGATGAGTCTTTCGTCCAGTCTATTGAAGATGAAGTAAGCAGTAGCAATCCAAACTGTTCAGTTGCTAGTTCTCAGGTGCCTTGTGTCAGACATAAGCTGCAG TATCAGGAAGTAAATAGGATCGATTGCTGTTGTAGCACAGCAGACCCAAGGGAACCTGGTTGTCAAGATCAGAGTCCCCTTTCCATTCTTGAGAATTCATTTTCAAATGAAAGCTGCTGCTACTCTGAGAGCTTTGAAAATGCCGATG GTAGCAGGACAGATTCGTCTTATTCTTCCATTCTGGATGAAGACATTGTCGAGATGGATTGCATCGACAAAACTTTGTCAGCAGAATGTGAGATGGAATTATCTGATTTAGCATCCTCAAATAAGCAGATCTTAGACTTGGGTCTAGTCTCAGAAATCGGCATAAGAGATCGTGCTGAAACTCTGTGGGGTGGACTGGAGTACGTGAAGGAAATATTAACCATCTCAGAGTTTATTTTTGATGATCTAATACTTTACTTTATGGACCAATCTGATGAGATCTTTGATCcccttctctttgaaaaattagaGGAGAATCAAAGCTTGACTGCTTGTGAAGTAGAGGAAAGGCACagaaggatgaggaggaagatAATTTTTGATGCAGTGAACGAGTGCTTGGAAACTAAATATAGTCACTATTTCCGAGCAGGTTTCCGAATGTGGTCGAAAGGTGTTGTGCTTGCTGCCAAAGACTTGTCACACGAACTCTACGATGAGATATCGGGATGGAATAGCATCGAAGACTTGATGGTGGATGAGCTTGTGGCCAAAGACATGAGTACTTATCTTGGGAGGTGGAATGATTTCGAAATCGAAGCATTCCAAGCAGGAGTAGAGATTCAGAGGTGGTTATTTGATACCTTGGTTGATGAAGTTGTTGCTGATTTCCAAATCAGTGACCCACAAGATATCTAA
- the LOC135586919 gene encoding uncharacterized protein LOC135586919 isoform X3: MMTGEKLDSKSGIGFFHLIDWTGKSQKKSFGHGNASMEEGIQGKVTGNDNTPASQLHQIDEDEKSGISIARASSDDHSHTYSVTDGEGSRIRAPGVVARLMGLDSMPSSVSSKPHSTSINDSQVLRANFGGNRKCRSSNAILKDGAYSRKTLVSRPERMLNSPIERSQVEALPPRLAKPTSHELISLVRTPGLISAKATKDKLQSSSSSSSPLKVSDSRKITANSKKTSKPSESSGSSAQSVAFKSSRSQYLGRCQNALENSKSLPGIKETAQAGAKDKGKSVSLAIQAKLNVQRREVLSANTKNKLIVEENDEHHINRTLKFRSIDQTSNQNKGGGDSFNAPQQKIQKYMASERKLAPKPSVSDQRDRKLHSKDAYPGQDKVVNDLPGNSKVCYNIRKGSKTAGTGKDRFILNNKITGKKKLLEQGSYSKIRDSVDNMPVDKPKKHIQHNVAIHNHLRQPDDNTSNAADVVSFTFTSPLIKPVHGSHSNNLEEEKIVEKMAYVYPFSEAASGSECKNLSSRKLNTIKGDHLGFLLELKLRELASETQSTCCKSTEGRGTAASLPDSRDSASTFDESFVQSIEDEVSSSNPNCSVASSQVPCVRHKLQYQEVNRIDCCCSTADPREPGCQDQSPLSILENSFSNESCCYSESFENADGSRTDSSYSSILDEDIVEMDCIDKTLSAECEMELSDLASSNKQILDLGLVSEIGIRDRAETLWGGLEYVKEILTISEFIFDDLILYFMDQSDEIFDPLLFEKLEENQSLTACEVEERHRRMRRKIIFDAVNECLETKYSHYFRAGFRMWSKGVVLAAKDLSHELYDEISGWNSIEDLMVDELVAKDMSTYLGRWNDFEIEAFQAGVEIQRWLFDTLVDEVVADFQISDPQDI, translated from the exons ATGATGACGGGGGAAAAGTTGGATTCAAAGAGTGGTATCGGTTTCTTTCATTTAATTGACTGGACTGGGAAATCGCAGAAGAAGTCATTCGGCCATGGAAATGCTTCCATGG AGGAAGGAATTCAGGGGAAGGTGACTGGTAATGATAATACGCCGGCATCACAACTCCATCAG ATTGATGAAGATGAGAAGTCAGGAATTTCGATTGCAAGGGCCAGCAGTGATGACCACAGTCATACTTATTCAGTCACAGATGGAGAGGGAAGCAGGATTAGGGCTCCAGGAGTTGTAGCAAGACTTATGGGTTTGGATTCGATGCCCTCATCAGTTAGTTCTAAGCCACATTCGACTTCAATCAATGATTCACAAGTGCTTCGAGCTAACTTTGGTGGAAACAGAAAATGTCGTTCCAGCAATGCCATCCTAAAAGATGGTGCTTATTCAAGGAAAACACTAGTGTCAAGGCCCGAAAGGATGCTAAACAGCCCAATCGAGAGGTCCCAAGTAGAAGCATTGCCTCCAAGATTGGCAAAGCCTACCAGCCACGAGTTAATTTCACTAGTTAGAACTCCTGGATTAATCTCTGCTAAGGCTACCAAGGATAAACTTCAGTCTTCTAGCTCATCTTCAAGTCCCTTAAAAGTTTCTGATTCAAGAAAGATCACGGCGAACTCTAAGAAGACATCAAAGCCTTCAGAGTCATCTGGATCATCTGCTCAGTCAGTTGCTTTCAAGTCTTCTAGGTCACAATATTTGGGTAGGTGTCAGAATGCTTTAGAAAATAGCAAGTCCTTACCAGGTATAAAAGAAACCGCACAAGCTGGTGCAAAAGATAAAGGCAAATCAGTTTCACTTGCTATTCAAGCAAAGTTGAATGTCCAAAGAAGGGAAGTCTTAAGCGCAAACACTAAAAATAAGTTGATTGTGGAGGAAAATGATGAACATCATATCAACAGAACCTTGAAATTTCGGTCAATTGACCAAACAAGTAACCAGAATAAAGGAGGTGGTGATTCTTTTAATGCACCACAACAGAAGATACAGAAGTACATGGCGAGTGAAAGAAAGCTTGCTCCAAAACCATCGGTATCTGACCAGAGAGACAGAAAATTACACTCTAAGGATGCTTATCCTGGACAGGACAAAGTGGTAAATGATCTTCCAGGGAACAGTAAAGTTTGTTACAATATAAGGAAGGGTTCAAAGACTGCTGGTACTGGTAAGGATAGATTTATACTGAATAACAAGATCACCGGCAAGAAAAAATTGCTGGAGCAGGGATCCTATTCTAAGATACGTGATTCTGTTGACAATATGCCAGTAGATAAACCAAAAAAACATATTCAGCATAATGTTGCGATACACAATCATTTGAGACAGCCTGATGATAACACAAGTAATGCCGCAGATGTTGTGTCTTTCACATTCACATCCCCTTTAATAAAGCCAGTGCATGGATCTCATTCAAACAATCTCGAGGAAGAAAAGATTGTCGAAAAGATGGCTTACGTTTATCCTTTTTCTGAAGCTGCTTCAGGTTCAGAGTGCAAAAATTTGTCCTCTCGCAAATTGAATACGATAAAAGGTGATCATTTAGGTTTCCTTTTGGAGCTGAAATTGAGAGAATTAGCATCTGAGACTCAGTCAACTTGCTGTAAATCAACCGAAGGTCGTGGTACTGCTGCTTCTTTGCCTGACTCAAGAGATTCAGCATCCACTTTTGATGAGTCTTTCGTCCAGTCTATTGAAGATGAAGTAAGCAGTAGCAATCCAAACTGTTCAGTTGCTAGTTCTCAGGTGCCTTGTGTCAGACATAAGCTGCAG TATCAGGAAGTAAATAGGATCGATTGCTGTTGTAGCACAGCAGACCCAAGGGAACCTGGTTGTCAAGATCAGAGTCCCCTTTCCATTCTTGAGAATTCATTTTCAAATGAAAGCTGCTGCTACTCTGAGAGCTTTGAAAATGCCGATG GTAGCAGGACAGATTCGTCTTATTCTTCCATTCTGGATGAAGACATTGTCGAGATGGATTGCATCGACAAAACTTTGTCAGCAGAATGTGAGATGGAATTATCTGATTTAGCATCCTCAAATAAGCAGATCTTAGACTTGGGTCTAGTCTCAGAAATCGGCATAAGAGATCGTGCTGAAACTCTGTGGGGTGGACTGGAGTACGTGAAGGAAATATTAACCATCTCAGAGTTTATTTTTGATGATCTAATACTTTACTTTATGGACCAATCTGATGAGATCTTTGATCcccttctctttgaaaaattagaGGAGAATCAAAGCTTGACTGCTTGTGAAGTAGAGGAAAGGCACagaaggatgaggaggaagatAATTTTTGATGCAGTGAACGAGTGCTTGGAAACTAAATATAGTCACTATTTCCGAGCAGGTTTCCGAATGTGGTCGAAAGGTGTTGTGCTTGCTGCCAAAGACTTGTCACACGAACTCTACGATGAGATATCGGGATGGAATAGCATCGAAGACTTGATGGTGGATGAGCTTGTGGCCAAAGACATGAGTACTTATCTTGGGAGGTGGAATGATTTCGAAATCGAAGCATTCCAAGCAGGAGTAGAGATTCAGAGGTGGTTATTTGATACCTTGGTTGATGAAGTTGTTGCTGATTTCCAAATCAGTGACCCACAAGATATCTAA
- the LOC135586919 gene encoding uncharacterized protein LOC135586919 isoform X2: protein MEQRRLIGRKMMTGEKLDSKSGIGFFHLIDWTGKSQKKSFGHGNASMEEGIQGKVTGNDNTPASQLHQIDEDEKSGISIARASSDDHSHTYSVTDGEGSRIRAPGVVARLMGLDSMPSSVSSKPHSTSINDSQVLRANFGGNRKCRSSNAILKDGAYSRKTLVSRPERMLNSPIERSQVEALPPRLAKPTSHELISLVRTPGLISAKATKDKLQSSSSSSSPLKVSDSRKITANSKKTSKPSESSGSSAQSVAFKSSRSQYLGRCQNALENSKSLPGIKETAQAGAKDKGKSVSLAIQAKLNVQRREVLSANTKNKLIVEENDEHHINRTLKFRSIDQTSNQNKGGGDSFNAPQQKIQKYMASERKLAPKPSVSDQRDRKLHSKDAYPGQDKVVNDLPGNSKVCYNIRKGSKTAGTGKDRFILNNKITGKKKLLEQGSYSKIRDSVDNMPVDKPKKHIQHNVAIHNHLRQPDDNTSNAADVVSFTFTSPLIKPVHGSHSNNLEEEKIVEKMAYVYPFSEAASGSECKNLSSRKLNTIKGDHLGFLLELKLRELASETQSTCCKSTEGRGTAASLPDSRDSASTFDESFVQSIEDEVSSSNPNCSVASSQVPCVRHKLQEVNRIDCCCSTADPREPGCQDQSPLSILENSFSNESCCYSESFENADGSRTDSSYSSILDEDIVEMDCIDKTLSAECEMELSDLASSNKQILDLGLVSEIGIRDRAETLWGGLEYVKEILTISEFIFDDLILYFMDQSDEIFDPLLFEKLEENQSLTACEVEERHRRMRRKIIFDAVNECLETKYSHYFRAGFRMWSKGVVLAAKDLSHELYDEISGWNSIEDLMVDELVAKDMSTYLGRWNDFEIEAFQAGVEIQRWLFDTLVDEVVADFQISDPQDI, encoded by the exons ATGGAGCAACGTCGTTTGATTGGC AGAAAGATGATGACGGGGGAAAAGTTGGATTCAAAGAGTGGTATCGGTTTCTTTCATTTAATTGACTGGACTGGGAAATCGCAGAAGAAGTCATTCGGCCATGGAAATGCTTCCATGG AGGAAGGAATTCAGGGGAAGGTGACTGGTAATGATAATACGCCGGCATCACAACTCCATCAG ATTGATGAAGATGAGAAGTCAGGAATTTCGATTGCAAGGGCCAGCAGTGATGACCACAGTCATACTTATTCAGTCACAGATGGAGAGGGAAGCAGGATTAGGGCTCCAGGAGTTGTAGCAAGACTTATGGGTTTGGATTCGATGCCCTCATCAGTTAGTTCTAAGCCACATTCGACTTCAATCAATGATTCACAAGTGCTTCGAGCTAACTTTGGTGGAAACAGAAAATGTCGTTCCAGCAATGCCATCCTAAAAGATGGTGCTTATTCAAGGAAAACACTAGTGTCAAGGCCCGAAAGGATGCTAAACAGCCCAATCGAGAGGTCCCAAGTAGAAGCATTGCCTCCAAGATTGGCAAAGCCTACCAGCCACGAGTTAATTTCACTAGTTAGAACTCCTGGATTAATCTCTGCTAAGGCTACCAAGGATAAACTTCAGTCTTCTAGCTCATCTTCAAGTCCCTTAAAAGTTTCTGATTCAAGAAAGATCACGGCGAACTCTAAGAAGACATCAAAGCCTTCAGAGTCATCTGGATCATCTGCTCAGTCAGTTGCTTTCAAGTCTTCTAGGTCACAATATTTGGGTAGGTGTCAGAATGCTTTAGAAAATAGCAAGTCCTTACCAGGTATAAAAGAAACCGCACAAGCTGGTGCAAAAGATAAAGGCAAATCAGTTTCACTTGCTATTCAAGCAAAGTTGAATGTCCAAAGAAGGGAAGTCTTAAGCGCAAACACTAAAAATAAGTTGATTGTGGAGGAAAATGATGAACATCATATCAACAGAACCTTGAAATTTCGGTCAATTGACCAAACAAGTAACCAGAATAAAGGAGGTGGTGATTCTTTTAATGCACCACAACAGAAGATACAGAAGTACATGGCGAGTGAAAGAAAGCTTGCTCCAAAACCATCGGTATCTGACCAGAGAGACAGAAAATTACACTCTAAGGATGCTTATCCTGGACAGGACAAAGTGGTAAATGATCTTCCAGGGAACAGTAAAGTTTGTTACAATATAAGGAAGGGTTCAAAGACTGCTGGTACTGGTAAGGATAGATTTATACTGAATAACAAGATCACCGGCAAGAAAAAATTGCTGGAGCAGGGATCCTATTCTAAGATACGTGATTCTGTTGACAATATGCCAGTAGATAAACCAAAAAAACATATTCAGCATAATGTTGCGATACACAATCATTTGAGACAGCCTGATGATAACACAAGTAATGCCGCAGATGTTGTGTCTTTCACATTCACATCCCCTTTAATAAAGCCAGTGCATGGATCTCATTCAAACAATCTCGAGGAAGAAAAGATTGTCGAAAAGATGGCTTACGTTTATCCTTTTTCTGAAGCTGCTTCAGGTTCAGAGTGCAAAAATTTGTCCTCTCGCAAATTGAATACGATAAAAGGTGATCATTTAGGTTTCCTTTTGGAGCTGAAATTGAGAGAATTAGCATCTGAGACTCAGTCAACTTGCTGTAAATCAACCGAAGGTCGTGGTACTGCTGCTTCTTTGCCTGACTCAAGAGATTCAGCATCCACTTTTGATGAGTCTTTCGTCCAGTCTATTGAAGATGAAGTAAGCAGTAGCAATCCAAACTGTTCAGTTGCTAGTTCTCAGGTGCCTTGTGTCAGACATAAGCTGCAG GAAGTAAATAGGATCGATTGCTGTTGTAGCACAGCAGACCCAAGGGAACCTGGTTGTCAAGATCAGAGTCCCCTTTCCATTCTTGAGAATTCATTTTCAAATGAAAGCTGCTGCTACTCTGAGAGCTTTGAAAATGCCGATG GTAGCAGGACAGATTCGTCTTATTCTTCCATTCTGGATGAAGACATTGTCGAGATGGATTGCATCGACAAAACTTTGTCAGCAGAATGTGAGATGGAATTATCTGATTTAGCATCCTCAAATAAGCAGATCTTAGACTTGGGTCTAGTCTCAGAAATCGGCATAAGAGATCGTGCTGAAACTCTGTGGGGTGGACTGGAGTACGTGAAGGAAATATTAACCATCTCAGAGTTTATTTTTGATGATCTAATACTTTACTTTATGGACCAATCTGATGAGATCTTTGATCcccttctctttgaaaaattagaGGAGAATCAAAGCTTGACTGCTTGTGAAGTAGAGGAAAGGCACagaaggatgaggaggaagatAATTTTTGATGCAGTGAACGAGTGCTTGGAAACTAAATATAGTCACTATTTCCGAGCAGGTTTCCGAATGTGGTCGAAAGGTGTTGTGCTTGCTGCCAAAGACTTGTCACACGAACTCTACGATGAGATATCGGGATGGAATAGCATCGAAGACTTGATGGTGGATGAGCTTGTGGCCAAAGACATGAGTACTTATCTTGGGAGGTGGAATGATTTCGAAATCGAAGCATTCCAAGCAGGAGTAGAGATTCAGAGGTGGTTATTTGATACCTTGGTTGATGAAGTTGTTGCTGATTTCCAAATCAGTGACCCACAAGATATCTAA